Within the Nitrospira sp. genome, the region GGCCTAGGGCCCTCTTGGTAGTACGTCATCCGCAGACGGCGCAGATAGTCTCCGGGGACCGGCGAGCGCACCGCTTGCACATTCACTCCAAACAGTTTCGCTGCATTGAGGCCGAAGATCTTCGTCTTGACGTCACGGGTGAGCGCCTCATATCCGTGCGTCTCGATCAGTTGGTCCGGGATCAGGAACCGGCGGAATGCTTCGATCTGCCATTGAGGGGTGCCGTACCAAATCGAATCCGTTCCCCAGAGCACGTGATCGGCTCCAAAGGAACGCACCAATTGGCCGAGCAAATGGGCACACATCACCGGATGAGTGATAACCAGCTGCGCAAAGCTGGACCCGATCTCCATATAGATGTTGTCGATCTTAGGCTCCGCATCCTTCATCCGGCAGAACTCAGTAGTCCATGGAAGCTCTCCGGTCCCTGCGAAGTGCTCATCGATCCCACGGGACGTCTTCAATCCCGAGTGATAGACAAGAAAATCGAGATCTGGGAAATCCTTGGCCGCCCGGATCAGGTCCTTGGGATGGTTGTAGTCGGCCACGGGGCCAAGCGGCAGGCCTTTATGCACACAGATACGGTTCACTCCAAGTTTCCGGGCTCGCTCGAGCATGGGATAGGCAATGCGCTCGTCATCCATCCACCAGCCCCGGTCGAATCCCTTTGGACAGGAACCCGTATAGCATTTCCAGGCATCGATCTTGAGGGACGAGGCTTGCATGTCCATGAAATCGAGATCTGCCCGACCCAATTGCGGGGTAGCCAGGCCGTGCGCGAGCATGCGCTGAGAGCCGGCCACCCGGTTGACCTCGTCGCGAATGTGCGCCATTTCCTTCGGCGGCACCACAGCCTCTTGTGGGTAGGGACCGGGCGGCGTGCTGATGAGCCCAAGATCCGTTTCGCTGTCCAAAAAGATTTCCTTGATGAAGGTCTCCCAGGACAGATCGTGCATGGTGCCGGAATCCTGGGACAACGCCGGATTCCACCCGGCCTCCCGAATTCGCTGACGGAGCTGCAACAGCGCCTCCTTGCTGACAGCACCCTTCCGTCGATTCTCCGTGCCGGTGGGATCGTACCCGGCCCCTACGTAGTGAGTCTGGACGTCGAAGATGAAGAAGTCGTCTCCGCGCCGCTCGTCGAACGCCGCCGCCTCGGCCATCTCTACCGCAAGCACGTCGAACAGACGCCCGAATACTGCGTTCATCGAGAGGAGCACCGCCACCGTACCACCGGTCGTGCGTAAGAACTCTCGGCGCGTGACCCCTTGCTTGGCACACACACGATCGGCCATAGCCAGCGCACCTTGCTCGACACGTCGCTGCGCGTTGGTTTGTGGGGCGGGAACAAATTCTTCGTTCGAGACAACCCGGGTGGGGAACGGCAAGGCGGTCTTGAGGCCTTGAACGAGACGGGAACGGCCGGGCCAGTTTGGAGGTCGGTGCACGGGCTTTCCCACCGAGGCGAGACGCGAATGATCGTGTTGATTGTCTGTGAGAATAGGAAAGGGTGTCAAGCTGGCGACCAACGCGAGTAGCCCATTTGGGTGCTCAGATGCGCCGCGCCGCGCTACCGGTGGGGACTACTTCCGGGCCGTTGAAGTCGAAGGCCCAACGGATGCTCCACCCGAAACGAGTACGGGGATAGCGACAGACACGTCCAAC harbors:
- a CDS encoding amidohydrolase, with the protein product MADRVCAKQGVTRREFLRTTGGTVAVLLSMNAVFGRLFDVLAVEMAEAAAFDERRGDDFFIFDVQTHYVGAGYDPTGTENRRKGAVSKEALLQLRQRIREAGWNPALSQDSGTMHDLSWETFIKEIFLDSETDLGLISTPPGPYPQEAVVPPKEMAHIRDEVNRVAGSQRMLAHGLATPQLGRADLDFMDMQASSLKIDAWKCYTGSCPKGFDRGWWMDDERIAYPMLERARKLGVNRICVHKGLPLGPVADYNHPKDLIRAAKDFPDLDFLVYHSGLKTSRGIDEHFAGTGELPWTTEFCRMKDAEPKIDNIYMEIGSSFAQLVITHPVMCAHLLGQLVRSFGADHVLWGTDSIWYGTPQWQIEAFRRFLIPDQLIETHGYEALTRDVKTKIFGLNAAKLFGVNVQAVRSPVPGDYLRRLRMTYYQEGPRPSHRWYGWVAG